The DNA window GTCGACGAGCTTCCAGCGCCCGGTGACCGGCGCCGACGTCCTGATCCACGTACGGGTGACCAAACTCGGCCGGCGGATGGCCTTCGCCGACATCACCATGACCCCCGAGGGCGCGGCGGAGCCCGCCGCCACCGCCTCCACGGTCTACGCCCTGCTGGGCTGACCCCCCGGCTACCTTCCCCGAACTCCGTCCGCGGGGACCTCCGGGGAGGGCTCCCCGCCTTCCGCCACCGGCAGCCGCACCACCAGCCGGGCTCCCCGCGGGGAGTCCTCGGCGGTGAGGGTGCCGCCGTGGTGGGCGGCCAGGTCACGGGCGATGGCGAGGCCGAGGCCGGCCCCGCCGTGGTCGCGGCTGCGGGCGTCGTCGAGGCGGGTGAAGCGCTCGAAGACCCGTTCCCGGTCGCCGGGCGGGATGCCCGGGCCGTCGTCGGTCACCTCCAGCACGGCGGTCCGCCCGCCGGGGCCGCCGCAGACGCCGAGGGTTAGGTCCACCCGCCGGACGGCGAACCGCTGGGCGTTGTCGAGCAGGTTGGTGACCACCCGGGCCAGCCACAGCTCGCTGCCCCGCACCGCGATGCCGCCCGCCAGCTCCGCGCGCACCGGGACCCGGTCGCCGTGGCGGGCTTCCACGGCGTCCCGGACCACGGCGCCCAGGTCCAGCCGGCCCGGCGCCATCGGCTGGGCGGCGTCGATCCGGGCGAGCAGCAGCAGGTCGGAGCAGAGCTGCTGGAGCCGTTCGATGTCCTGGAGCGCGCCGCCGATCAGTTCCGGCCACAACTCCGGGTCCCGGACGGCCAGGGCCACCTCCAGCTGGGTGCGCAGCACCGTGATGGGGCTGCGCAGTTCGTGGGAGGCGTCGGCGATGAACCGGCGCTGGCGGATTCCGGCGGACTCCAGCCGGTCCAGGGTGGTGTTCATCGTCTGCGCCAGGCGGGCGACCTCGTCGTGGGTGGGCGGTACGGGGACCCGCCGGTGCAGGTCCCGGTCGCTGATCCCGGCGACCTCGGCGCGGAT is part of the Streptomyces subrutilus genome and encodes:
- a CDS encoding ATP-binding protein produces the protein MAEPALPRRRSRRPRAPRGPGILGRLLRRSPLRRLLPTTVRARATAGAVLVVAAALTLASFALLGLLEANLTRNAERDAARQAETIARLAASGDLDRMRPNLHGVEFFQVVNARGRVLRAYPNLAGEFPLAPVPPRPGRESQTWKAGPLGGEHRQRVVQVTTQTPQGMVTVFVGTSLRDVDAADDTTAAALAVGGPLLLATVALVTWRVTGRALGPVEAIRAEVAGISDRDLHRRVPVPPTHDEVARLAQTMNTTLDRLESAGIRQRRFIADASHELRSPITVLRTQLEVALAVRDPELWPELIGGALQDIERLQQLCSDLLLLARIDAAQPMAPGRLDLGAVVRDAVEARHGDRVPVRAELAGGIAVRGSELWLARVVTNLLDNAQRFAVRRVDLTLGVCGGPGGRTAVLEVTDDGPGIPPGDRERVFERFTRLDDARSRDHGGAGLGLAIARDLAAHHGGTLTAEDSPRGARLVVRLPVAEGGEPSPEVPADGVRGR